A window of Castanea sativa cultivar Marrone di Chiusa Pesio chromosome 8, ASM4071231v1 genomic DNA:
AACAATTGGAggttgagaaacacacacatatatatattaaaaagagaagTTGGAATATAGTAGCCATTCCAGTCATCTATCAATCATAAGAGTGACAAGAAATTTGATCAATCAACACCAGATACAAAACAAGTCCCACAAAATGCAGAGAAGAAAAATTTAACTCTAATATCTTAGACCAAAACTAATAAATATGTCATTGGTGTTCAAATAATACTCTAATGCATAAAATTAGAtgggttgagttcaagttacacctaatgtAACTGTTGTTAATGTTACATCACTctataactttttattggatgagtttttgacaaatccactggATTACTTTGCCACTTTATCCTGTCGATACTTGTAAAAGATCAAGATTATGATAGATCAATAActatttcatcttcttcttttttctttttttttgtgtggaaaattacacacacacacacccgaTGGATCTTGAACCATGATCTCACCCTTCACCAAGCTTACATGAGGAGGGGGTGTTAGtggagctagagctcattggcattccatctttaaaatatttaattttgtattttaatattatacaaaaaacatgagtttagtgatttaaaaTATGTGTTTGTGTGCACAATAAATACCATTTATGCAaaatttgctaattttttaagaaaacaagaaGAGAAGCAAATAAAACCCTAGACTTTGTGCAATCTAAATAATATCTACACCAATGACTCGTTTAGTTAATTTTGATACTAAGGATTAAAGTGTGCGtgtacatatatacatatatgggtatatatatatatatatatatatatatatatatatatatatatatatatatatatatatatatatatatatatttgtatgtatgtattaggtaacaaggaaatttattaataaaaggaaAGCTCAAAGGCATAATACAAAATAATCATTcataaatgtagcaaaattctTTAGAAACccttgaaagggaaaaaaaatgcacaagACCTATAGCATGAAGATAAAAGTTCTACAAGATATACTGAACTTGTTGATTGACAGTATTTTCAGGGACAAAATAATCATTTAGTCATGAACATGTATATGACTTTCTTAAGCTAGAGGATATAGACATAATagacagctttttttttttttttgttgataagtagACATAATAGACAGCTAAgtccaaaaaaaacaaaaaagagagagaaagaaagtgtTTTCTTACTAATCCTTATCATTCTCCTCACAAGCACGAAGGAGTTCAACACATGCATGCTTGACATGCGCTGCACCAACACTGTACCAAGAAGGAAAGGAACATATAATTGTATTGTTGAGACAATcatggaaagaagaaaaattataaacttaGATAATTAGATGCATTCTCAGTCCATGTGATTAATGCTGCGACTAAATAACGACTCAAACATTCATATTCATTGTGTTTTCAGTAGAATGGAAAGGGTAGTACTGCCAAAACTAAATAGGACACAATCATCTGACCCCTAGACCACACACACACTACCCCTTAAAGAGGATACATCCTCTAGAACAGTCATTACATGAAATGAAAGCTGTAGCgacaaaactcaaactcaaactcataaagaaagaggaaaaaactTCTCCTTGGGGTTGGgcaattataataaaaaaaaaaaaaatttgaaacagaAACTCATTTTCATAATTAGAAATGCAGACTTTCtgacaccccccccccccccccccccccccccaaaaaaaaaaaaaacacattacacTTAAAGTTAGACATATAAATTAAAGTCACCATATAATACAGACACAATTTGAAGATTTCTAGTGAAAGTGTTtattattccaaaaataaacACATTTCTTTATTGTAACATAATATGAAATGTTACCTGTTCGATTGCTCAAATAATTCACGAACGGAAACATTAACTTGGTAAAAATCAACATTCTCTTGGTTGCTGCAGATAAGTATGGAAAATGGATTATAAATTCATAATCAACTTTATTTTACAAATGATAATCAAGTTATCAACTTCCAAACAGAACTTAAACTAGTTCATAATTACATGCGATCGGTCAACTGAGTGAACAAATTTTGTGCAGACGTGCTGTAGCTGGTGACTGCTCTCACAGCATAATCTGGTTGAGtagttttcttcatttgttgTATTTGCCAGAATTGGTCATTCACATATccctaaaaacaattaaacattttccaaaaactTAGCATTTTCTTTCCAAACCGCAATTTATAAACCATTTCAACTtatcaataaaaagttataagaTTTGATAAAtaccaaaaacaattttttcattctacttatataaaaaaaaagttattttccCAAAAATCTAGTAATGAAAATATGGAATCATACAAATCAAGAGTGATAGTGGAAAACGTCacacaaataaaaatcattttatcatgtcggttgtgtttggatttgagaaattaaaatcaAGGGATTCGAAGAACAATTATGAGtataaattgttttatataaatttgacaaaaatgagggtttaaattttgatattatggatttgaaattacattttacaccTTAATATTTCTAATCTACGTCTGAACAAAGCTCAAATCCAATCCAATCATAAAGTTTATCGATAGGGAGAAAAAAGTTGACCTCCAAGGTAGGAGAAATCTCTTCCAATCCATTATGTGATGGTTTAGATGACATATTAATGCTCCATttgttttaaagtaaaatattttcagaagCCGTATTATtcctctgtttgttttgaaataaaatatttcatagaCCATTTTCAAGTGTCAAGATTTGATCACTGGAGACACCATTCTGATGTTTGGTCATTGGATCCACCGTTCCAACGACCAGTGCCAGATGTCCGGTCATCAAAGCTGCCATTCTGATGACCAATGTCGGAGGTTTGGTCACCAGTGTTGGCAGTCCAGTAGTAGGAGATACCGTTCTGGCCACTAGTGTTGTAGTCTGATCACTGGATATACCACTATAGCGGTGGCCAACAACAATCTGGTCACCGGAGCTACTAATCCAGTTGTAGGTTCTGGTGGCCTGTTTGCCGAACCTCCAGCACAATGACTCAGTTTAGGTGGTTGCTTAAAAAGTTTTGGactaattacaacttacctaCCTGTAGTTtagccaaaatttaagttgccaaCCCGTGGATTGAAATTTGGCACCCAACTCGGTTAAAAATGAGGCTAAATGTATTTTTACTCTCTTTCATagctctctcctctcaaaacataaaaataacataaaagaataagagaaaacaagataaaaaagtttgggttttgtaaaaattatgaaCAAAGAAGCTTCTGTCAAAACATATCACACACAAAATCATTCAGTTGCTGACCTCTACAAAGATATGAACATGAGATAGAATTTCAAAGAGAATGTAGAGCAACATCCAACTTTCTTCACAGCGGATACATCATCCTTGGTTCCAACATTGATTGCTTCTCCTTTGGGTGCGACTGCTTGCTGGGTCATCCACAACCTCAAGTGCCTTCTTGTTTACGGAAAAAGATTTGGAAAATCTTGTTACATTATTTAATGttaatgagaattttttttgatcTCGAATTGGCATTGTTAACAAAGATGAAAGATATAAATGTAGTATAGACAAAAGAGCCAAGCGTTTTATCGAAGATGAAAATGCCAAAGTTGTTTGTCTGGGAAGCTAGCCTGGAGCAATTGAATATCACATTGAAGTGGAGAGCACTGAATTCTTAAATAAATTGACGAGTTCAAAACAATTAAACCTTCAAGGGATCTCTCTAATTACTGAACTTCCAAATTCCATAGGTAAGCACAACAATTTGTTGATCTTGGATCTCAGGGAGCGTCACAATCTGAAGGTGCTTCCAAAGGAGATAACCCACCTCATGAACCTCAGGCATTTGGATCTTTCTGACTGTTATCTGCTAGCTCGTATGCCCAAGGGGCAATGGAAGCTCGCAGAACTTCAAGTCCTTAAGGGGTTTGTCATCAGAAATACGCAAAAGAAAGACTCGGGTACATCATAAATTTGGGTCAGCACTTTTGGGaggcaaaattttttaaataactacaaaactcaaacaatatcattagtaagcaaaggtttgaaacaaatttggtttctaacaaatcgagtccgtTGGACTCGATTTTACTGTAGCAAATCGAGTtctaaagactcgatttttatgaGATGCGTTGCTGATGTGGAGAGAAAAATCcacgtggaaatcgagtctctaagactcgatttccctCAGAAAATACCACCACAATCACAACACACGGCCACCGTAAAAAccaccaagagaaaaaaaaaaaatcgaagaaCCCACCACGATCACAACACACGCCGATCTCCAACGCTGCACCCACGCCGTGAGTCCGTGACCACGCCGAATCCAACCCAACTCCGGTGGCATGCTTTGAACGAGAGAGGGAGAGATGTGAGAACCCACCACGAGGAACCACAAAGACACCAAAACTGGGTTACAAACCCACCGCGCCACCGACTCCACACGCCCACTCGCCGATCTCCACACGCTGATCAGCAACCCCAAGCCGCCATCAGAAACCCACGCCACCGATTAGACAACCCACGCCGTCGATTAGCACACAACTCGCCGATCTCGCCACAAAAAATACCCAGAAAAATGCCATAACCGCCGGGAAAGAGGGACT
This region includes:
- the LOC142608323 gene encoding histidine-containing phosphotransfer protein 1-like; the protein is MYDEGYVNDQFWQIQQMKKTTQPDYAVRAVTSYSTSAQNLFTQLTDRINQENVDFYQVNVSVRELFEQSNSVGAAHVKHACVELLRACEENDKDYCSKTLYWTKNEFSQLKRKFETVIQMGRKIIDLENGH